One Telluria mixta DNA window includes the following coding sequences:
- a CDS encoding ROK family transcriptional regulator gives MPVTGDQQLLKQLNRMALVRQVSIQPGLSRAALADVLGLTKSTISLLVRELVDEGWLTESELLVTGEVGRRATPLHLDPSRLALLGADLGVDEARVVATNLLGEVLDTRILTYEDPTDPVSCIRLVALALVKLAKRLARPAGQGKPRRVLGVGIGLHGAVDEALGLLRHAPHLGWRDVDVAGIVQTHVAGSPLDGLPLYMQNEANVAALGEFEFADQSGTDPLIYLSIGYGVGAGVIVNDRLLTGLHGYAGEVGHAILQAGGPLCQCGRRGCADALIGLGSLLGRERPSHPALENLFRRVADGDPATCAAVDAAGRQLGILLNNLWAGFDPMAIVIGGPALQLGDAFIEPARHVLAAYAHAAMLAPPDIRTSHFGAQAVAVGAAALARYRVTRPLDMLRIERETGRGAATRPAGMVMSH, from the coding sequence ATGCCCGTTACCGGTGACCAGCAACTCCTCAAGCAACTGAACCGCATGGCACTGGTACGCCAGGTCAGCATCCAGCCCGGACTGTCGCGCGCGGCCCTCGCCGACGTGCTTGGCCTGACCAAATCCACGATCAGCCTGCTCGTGCGCGAACTGGTCGACGAAGGCTGGCTCACGGAAAGCGAACTGCTCGTGACGGGCGAAGTCGGCCGGCGCGCCACGCCCCTGCACCTGGATCCATCGCGCCTCGCCCTGCTGGGCGCCGACCTGGGCGTGGACGAGGCGCGCGTCGTCGCGACGAACCTGCTGGGCGAAGTGCTCGACACGCGCATCCTCACATACGAAGACCCGACCGATCCCGTCTCCTGCATCCGCCTCGTGGCGCTCGCGCTCGTGAAGCTGGCGAAGCGGCTCGCGCGCCCCGCCGGCCAGGGCAAGCCGCGGCGCGTGCTCGGCGTGGGCATCGGGCTGCACGGCGCCGTCGACGAAGCCCTCGGCCTGCTGCGCCACGCCCCGCACCTGGGCTGGCGCGACGTCGACGTGGCGGGCATCGTGCAGACCCACGTCGCCGGCTCGCCGCTGGACGGGCTGCCGCTGTACATGCAGAACGAGGCGAACGTGGCGGCGCTGGGGGAATTCGAGTTCGCCGACCAGTCGGGCACCGATCCGCTGATCTATCTGTCGATCGGGTACGGCGTGGGTGCCGGCGTGATCGTCAACGACCGCCTGCTGACGGGCCTGCACGGCTATGCCGGCGAAGTGGGCCACGCGATCCTGCAGGCCGGCGGGCCGCTGTGCCAGTGCGGCCGGCGCGGCTGCGCCGACGCGCTGATCGGCCTCGGCTCGCTGCTGGGCCGCGAACGCCCCAGCCATCCCGCGCTGGAAAACCTGTTCCGGCGCGTGGCCGACGGCGACCCGGCGACCTGCGCCGCCGTGGACGCGGCCGGCCGCCAGCTCGGCATCCTGCTGAACAACCTGTGGGCCGGCTTCGACCCGATGGCGATCGTCATCGGCGGTCCCGCGCTGCAGCTGGGCGACGCCTTCATCGAACCCGCACGGCACGTGCTGGCCGCGTACGCGCACGCCGCCATGCTGGCGCCGCCCGACATCCGCACCTCGCACTTCGGCGCCCAGGCCGTCGCCGTGGGTGCCGCCGCGCTGGCGCGCTACCGCGTCACGCGTCCGCTCGACATGCTGCGCATCGAGCGCGAGACCGGCCGCGGCGCGGCTACCCGCCCGGCTGGGATGGTAATGTCTCACTGA
- a CDS encoding oxidoreductase, which produces MKDTTINVGLVGYGFAGQVFHAPLLRTTPGLAIAAVSSRNPDKVRAGVGDVAVHAEPAALFADPDVALVVLASPNATHYPLAKAALEAGKHVVVDKPFTDTAAQAAELVRLAEDKGLLLSVYHNRRWDSTTRTALRLLADGTLGQVRHAAMHFDRFRPQPQARWKEEVEAGGGIWMDLGPHLIDEALLYFGEPLAIEADLPVLRPGGRCEDQFQARLRYADGLRVDLGASMLAAVARPRVALHGLNGSWVKQSLDPQEADLIAGRMPTGDAAAWGVDAETGVLAVQRDGKVTPSPLPTENGAYPSYYAGIRDALLGKAPNPVPAQQALTVMRLLDAGRLSAAERREVLLSEIAA; this is translated from the coding sequence ATGAAGGACACCACGATCAACGTCGGACTCGTCGGCTACGGCTTCGCCGGCCAGGTCTTCCACGCGCCGCTGCTGCGCACGACCCCGGGTCTCGCCATCGCCGCCGTCTCCAGCCGCAATCCGGACAAGGTGCGGGCAGGCGTCGGCGACGTCGCCGTCCATGCCGAGCCGGCCGCCCTCTTCGCCGATCCGGACGTCGCCCTCGTCGTGCTGGCCAGCCCGAATGCAACGCACTATCCGCTCGCGAAGGCGGCGCTCGAAGCGGGCAAGCACGTCGTCGTCGACAAGCCGTTCACCGACACCGCCGCCCAGGCCGCGGAACTCGTGCGCCTGGCGGAGGACAAAGGTTTGCTGCTGAGCGTCTACCACAACCGCCGCTGGGACAGCACGACGCGCACCGCGCTGCGCCTGCTGGCCGACGGCACGCTTGGACAAGTCCGCCACGCCGCGATGCACTTCGACCGCTTCCGCCCGCAGCCGCAGGCGCGCTGGAAGGAAGAGGTGGAAGCCGGCGGCGGCATCTGGATGGACCTGGGCCCGCACCTGATCGACGAAGCGCTGCTGTATTTCGGCGAGCCGCTCGCCATCGAAGCCGACCTGCCGGTCCTGCGTCCCGGCGGCCGCTGCGAAGACCAGTTCCAGGCGCGCCTGCGCTATGCGGACGGCCTGCGCGTGGACCTCGGTGCCAGCATGCTGGCCGCCGTCGCGCGCCCGCGCGTGGCGCTGCATGGCTTGAACGGCAGCTGGGTCAAGCAGAGTCTCGACCCGCAGGAAGCAGACCTGATCGCGGGCCGCATGCCCACGGGCGATGCGGCCGCGTGGGGCGTCGACGCGGAAACGGGCGTGCTGGCCGTGCAGCGCGACGGTAAAGTGACGCCATCTCCGCTGCCGACCGAGAACGGCGCGTACCCGTCGTACTATGCGGGCATCCGCGACGCGCTGCTCGGCAAGGCGCCGAACCCCGTGCCGGCGCAGCAGGCGCTGACCGTCATGCGCCTGCTGGACGCCGGCCGCCTCAGCGCGGCGGAACGGCGTGAAGTGCTGCTGTCCGAAATCGCAGCGTAA
- a CDS encoding MarR family winged helix-turn-helix transcriptional regulator, with protein sequence MLERVHAIMHLYRSAQQRSLRAGPHDLAHMEIKVLGFFARRPGATQSDLAAHSGRDKAQLARLIRGLRDRGLLDATADETDKRSTRLSLSEAGKAMFAALHRHDGALAETALEGIAEAERATLLDLLERVRANLEAGQG encoded by the coding sequence GTGCTGGAGCGTGTCCACGCGATCATGCACCTGTACCGGTCGGCCCAGCAGCGCAGCCTGCGCGCCGGCCCGCACGACCTGGCGCACATGGAGATCAAGGTGCTGGGATTCTTTGCGCGCCGGCCCGGTGCGACGCAGAGCGACCTCGCCGCGCATTCGGGACGCGACAAGGCGCAGCTGGCGCGCCTGATCCGCGGGCTGCGCGACCGCGGGCTGCTGGACGCGACGGCCGACGAGACGGACAAGCGCAGCACGCGGCTGTCGCTGTCGGAGGCGGGCAAGGCGATGTTCGCGGCGCTGCACCGCCACGACGGCGCGCTGGCCGAGACGGCGCTGGAGGGGATTGCGGAGGCGGAGCGCGCGACCCTGCTCGACTTGCTGGAGCGGGTGCGCGCGAACCTGGAGGCGGGGCAGGGCTGA
- a CDS encoding siderophore-interacting protein — MEQSANQLVRRVRHELKLRELTVSRIERLGDGFVAITFTGEALADFTSLSFDDHVKFMFPDPDAQGEQVRRDYTPRRFSREALELTIEFALHGDGKASDWARNAVVGRRALVGGPRGSMIVPLELDWHLLAGDATALPAIARRLEELPGGSRAIVFVHAAPADRRVFAGAADVDLRWFDTPDALVADLEAWALPPGRGFAWGGGEASMMARVRQVLNGKGVPREATRVSAYWKQGVAEHHENLD, encoded by the coding sequence ATGGAGCAATCTGCAAACCAGCTCGTACGCCGCGTACGCCACGAACTCAAGCTGCGCGAACTGACGGTATCGCGCATCGAACGCCTGGGCGACGGCTTCGTCGCCATCACCTTCACGGGCGAGGCGCTGGCCGATTTCACGTCATTGTCGTTCGACGACCACGTCAAGTTCATGTTCCCGGATCCGGACGCACAGGGAGAACAGGTGAGGCGCGACTATACCCCACGGCGCTTCAGCCGCGAAGCCCTCGAGCTCACGATCGAGTTCGCGCTGCACGGCGACGGCAAGGCGTCCGACTGGGCACGCAACGCCGTCGTGGGCCGGCGAGCCCTCGTCGGCGGGCCGCGCGGCTCGATGATCGTCCCGTTGGAACTCGACTGGCACCTGCTGGCGGGCGACGCGACCGCCCTGCCCGCCATCGCGCGGCGACTGGAAGAGCTGCCGGGCGGGAGCCGGGCGATCGTATTCGTGCACGCGGCGCCGGCGGACCGGCGCGTGTTTGCCGGTGCGGCGGATGTGGATCTGCGCTGGTTCGATACGCCGGACGCACTGGTGGCGGACCTGGAAGCATGGGCGCTGCCGCCCGGCCGCGGATTCGCGTGGGGCGGCGGCGAAGCGTCGATGATGGCGCGGGTGCGCCAGGTGCTGAACGGGAAAGGCGTGCCGCGCGAGGCGACACGGGTGTCGGCGTACTGGAAGCAAGGCGTGGCCGAACACCACGAGAACCTCGACTGA
- a CDS encoding PEP-CTERM sorting domain-containing protein — MKKTIIGLLAAAMCTMANATIVHFDDLSGDETLPIDAGYAGFNWDNMGTVSAGAYPGSGFEAGAVSASNVAYNWYGMPATISKADGNAWEYTGAYFTSAWVDQEISFEGWRNGQLLFTSSAFTLDTTTPRWIQLDWAGIDTLVVYNSSPTAWAMDEFTVPEPGSLALMGVSLAGLMTARRRRKA; from the coding sequence ATGAAAAAGACGATCATCGGCCTGCTGGCCGCAGCGATGTGCACGATGGCCAATGCGACCATCGTCCATTTCGACGACCTGTCGGGCGACGAGACGCTCCCGATCGACGCCGGCTACGCGGGCTTCAACTGGGACAATATGGGGACCGTGAGCGCCGGCGCCTATCCCGGCAGCGGCTTCGAGGCGGGCGCCGTGTCGGCGTCGAACGTGGCGTACAACTGGTACGGCATGCCCGCGACGATCTCGAAGGCGGACGGCAACGCGTGGGAATACACGGGCGCGTACTTCACGTCGGCCTGGGTCGACCAGGAGATCTCGTTCGAAGGCTGGCGCAACGGCCAGCTGCTGTTCACCTCCAGCGCGTTCACGCTGGACACGACGACGCCGCGCTGGATCCAGCTCGACTGGGCCGGCATCGATACGCTCGTCGTGTACAACAGCAGCCCGACGGCGTGGGCGATGGACGAGTTCACGGTGCCGGAGCCGGGGTCGCTGGCGTTGATGGGTGTGTCGTTGGCCGGGTTGATGACGGCACGGCGCAGGCGTAAAGCCTGA
- a CDS encoding family 43 glycosylhydrolase — protein sequence MNKPLSLAGLGALFASCFIAANAHAQAGATLPTFQNASVHDPSIIKAGDTFYVFGSHLASAKSKDLMKWTQMTDGVSATNPLFLNGSKNVYTELAETFAWANTTTLWAPDVRQLADGKYYMYYDACQGDAPRSALGIAVANSPEGPYVNKGVILKSGMWGQASYDGTVYDALKHPNTVDPNVFFDNAGKLWMVYGSYSGGIFIMQMNPATGFPYPNQGYGKRLIGGNHSRIEAAYILYSPVTSYYYLFTSFGGLDANGGYNMRVARSTNPDGPYVDAQGNAMANVKSDPAKPLFDDASIAPYGVKMMGNFLFDRKLGEAGTGIGTGYVSAGHNSAWYDPATGKHFLIFHTRFPERGEQHEVRVHQMFMNADGWPVVAPYRYANETATTVRPEFVFGDYLYVNHGKDITAAIRKSQLITLNANGSITGGVSGTWRRMGANQIEINLPGASTYKGVLLTQWDETSKSYVTTFTASSREGIAIFGSRLIPRTDMQVATAIYNELSLGATTAVTGNLTLPTTAARNAVISWTSSNPAVVSNTGIVTTPASGSVNVTLTARITKGTATLTKTFTVTVRKLGGLVAYYAFDGNLADSNGAFAAGSVSGGKIDVAGGSLTYGAGMRGNAAVFDGATGVRLPNGLISSNTYTVAMWLKPAQLTAFTTTFFGARTTDSWVSFLPMGHGGVGGASMLWSGAAWYDAGLGMNIPVNQWSHVAFTVNNGAVNVYVNGVKRFSGTNFPNVFTTTTGTFALGVNYWDTPYKGAIDELRIYNAALSDSEVAGIAH from the coding sequence GTGAACAAACCCTTATCCCTGGCGGGACTGGGCGCGCTATTTGCGTCCTGCTTCATTGCCGCCAATGCGCACGCCCAGGCCGGCGCGACCCTGCCCACTTTCCAGAACGCGTCCGTGCACGATCCGTCCATCATCAAGGCCGGCGACACGTTCTACGTGTTCGGCTCGCACCTGGCGTCGGCCAAGTCGAAGGACCTCATGAAGTGGACGCAGATGACGGACGGCGTCAGCGCCACCAATCCGCTGTTCCTGAACGGTTCGAAGAACGTCTACACGGAACTGGCCGAGACCTTCGCGTGGGCGAACACGACCACCCTGTGGGCACCGGACGTGCGCCAGCTCGCGGACGGCAAGTACTACATGTACTACGACGCCTGCCAGGGCGACGCGCCGCGGTCCGCGCTGGGCATCGCCGTCGCGAACAGCCCCGAAGGCCCGTACGTCAACAAGGGCGTGATCCTGAAGTCCGGCATGTGGGGCCAGGCGAGCTACGACGGCACCGTCTACGATGCGCTGAAGCACCCGAACACGGTCGACCCGAACGTCTTCTTCGACAACGCGGGCAAGCTGTGGATGGTCTACGGCTCGTACTCGGGCGGCATCTTCATCATGCAGATGAACCCCGCCACCGGCTTCCCGTATCCGAACCAGGGCTACGGCAAGCGCCTCATCGGCGGCAACCACTCCCGCATCGAAGCCGCGTACATCCTGTACAGCCCCGTCACGTCGTACTACTACCTGTTCACGTCGTTCGGCGGCCTGGATGCCAACGGCGGCTACAACATGCGCGTCGCGCGCTCGACCAATCCGGACGGTCCGTACGTCGACGCCCAGGGCAATGCGATGGCGAACGTGAAGTCCGATCCTGCGAAACCGCTGTTCGACGACGCGTCGATCGCGCCGTACGGCGTCAAGATGATGGGTAACTTCCTGTTCGACCGCAAGCTGGGCGAGGCGGGCACCGGCATCGGCACGGGCTATGTCTCGGCGGGCCACAACTCGGCCTGGTACGACCCGGCGACCGGCAAGCACTTCCTGATCTTCCACACGCGCTTCCCGGAACGCGGCGAGCAGCACGAGGTGCGCGTGCACCAGATGTTCATGAACGCGGACGGCTGGCCCGTCGTGGCGCCGTACCGCTACGCCAACGAGACGGCGACGACCGTCCGTCCGGAATTCGTGTTCGGCGACTACCTGTACGTCAACCACGGCAAGGACATCACGGCCGCCATCAGGAAGTCGCAGCTGATCACGTTGAACGCCAACGGCAGCATCACCGGGGGCGTGTCCGGCACGTGGCGCAGGATGGGCGCCAACCAGATCGAGATCAACCTGCCGGGCGCGTCGACCTATAAAGGCGTGCTGCTGACGCAGTGGGACGAGACGTCGAAGTCGTACGTGACGACGTTCACGGCGTCGTCGCGCGAAGGCATCGCCATCTTCGGCAGCCGCCTGATCCCGCGCACCGACATGCAGGTGGCCACCGCCATCTACAATGAGCTGAGCCTCGGCGCCACGACGGCCGTGACGGGCAATCTCACGCTGCCGACGACCGCCGCGCGCAACGCCGTCATCAGCTGGACGTCGTCGAATCCCGCCGTCGTCAGCAACACGGGCATCGTGACGACGCCGGCCAGCGGGTCCGTGAACGTCACGCTGACCGCGCGCATCACGAAGGGCACGGCCACGCTGACGAAGACCTTTACCGTCACCGTGCGCAAGCTGGGCGGCCTCGTCGCGTACTACGCCTTCGACGGCAACCTGGCCGACTCGAACGGCGCCTTCGCGGCCGGTTCGGTCAGCGGCGGCAAGATCGACGTGGCGGGCGGCAGCCTGACGTACGGCGCCGGCATGCGCGGCAACGCGGCCGTGTTCGACGGCGCGACCGGCGTGCGCCTGCCGAACGGCCTGATCTCGTCGAACACGTACACCGTCGCCATGTGGCTGAAACCCGCGCAGCTGACGGCGTTCACCACGACGTTCTTCGGCGCGCGCACGACGGATTCCTGGGTCAGCTTCCTGCCGATGGGGCATGGCGGCGTGGGCGGCGCGTCGATGCTGTGGTCGGGGGCCGCCTGGTATGACGCGGGCCTCGGCATGAACATCCCCGTCAACCAGTGGTCGCACGTCGCGTTCACCGTCAACAACGGTGCCGTCAACGTGTATGTGAATGGCGTCAAGCGCTTCTCCGGCACGAACTTCCCGAACGTGTTCACGACGACGACCGGTACCTTCGCGCTGGGCGTGAATTACTGGGATACGCCGTACAAGGGCGCGATCGACGAGCTGCGCATCTATAACGCGGCCCTGAGCGATTCCGAAGTCGCCGGCATCGCACACTGA
- a CDS encoding sensor histidine kinase gives MNTLARFLPATPGPHRPLLRRLADDIGLTVIVCILIAVLITLVNGRTWELYDQMVYSICVGLVGLVVLDGLRFTLLDDPVRRRRWLVPCLVALVAMAPLAHLSGISLGSLILGRPLPNFAEYPNDHGQKGMIGLTFLAISAMALLILNRERVERIKLERTEAKARAETIERQALQAQLRLLQAQIEPHMLFNTLANLQGLIAIDPQQASRMLDHLIQYLRATLSATRAETTTLAQEFEAAEAYLGLMAVRMGPRLAYHCILPAELRSARLPAMLLQPLVENAIIHGLEPKIEGGTVTVEASARAGLLEICVSDTGLGLDDTQTAAKGTGVGVTTTRERLQVLYGERAALTLIPAQPHGVLARLTLPLETA, from the coding sequence ATGAACACCCTCGCCCGCTTCCTGCCCGCCACGCCGGGCCCTCACCGGCCGCTGCTGCGCCGCCTGGCCGACGACATCGGCCTGACCGTCATCGTGTGCATCCTGATCGCCGTCCTGATCACGCTCGTCAACGGCAGGACGTGGGAACTGTACGATCAGATGGTGTACTCCATCTGCGTGGGCCTGGTGGGGCTGGTCGTCCTCGACGGCCTGCGCTTCACCCTCCTCGACGATCCGGTGCGGCGGCGCCGCTGGCTCGTGCCGTGCCTCGTGGCGCTCGTCGCGATGGCCCCCCTCGCGCATTTGTCCGGCATCTCGCTGGGCAGCCTGATCCTGGGCCGGCCGCTGCCCAATTTCGCCGAGTACCCGAACGACCATGGCCAGAAAGGCATGATCGGGCTCACCTTCCTGGCCATCAGCGCGATGGCCCTGCTGATCCTGAACCGCGAACGGGTCGAGCGCATCAAGCTGGAACGCACCGAGGCCAAGGCGCGCGCCGAGACGATCGAGCGCCAGGCCCTGCAGGCGCAGCTGCGCCTGCTGCAAGCCCAGATCGAGCCGCACATGCTGTTCAATACGCTGGCCAACCTGCAGGGCCTGATCGCGATCGACCCGCAGCAGGCCAGCCGGATGCTGGACCACCTGATCCAGTACCTGCGCGCCACCCTGTCCGCCACCCGCGCCGAGACGACGACGCTGGCCCAGGAATTCGAGGCCGCCGAAGCCTATCTCGGCCTGATGGCCGTGCGCATGGGCCCGCGCCTCGCGTACCACTGCATCCTGCCCGCCGAACTGCGCAGCGCGCGGCTGCCCGCCATGCTGCTGCAGCCCCTGGTCGAAAACGCCATCATCCACGGCCTCGAACCGAAGATCGAGGGCGGCACCGTGACCGTGGAGGCAAGCGCGCGCGCCGGCCTGCTCGAGATCTGCGTCAGCGACACGGGCCTCGGCCTGGACGACACGCAGACGGCCGCCAAGGGTACCGGGGTCGGCGTGACGACGACCCGCGAACGCCTGCAGGTGCTGTACGGCGAGCGCGCCGCCCTGACCCTCATTCCCGCCCAGCCGCACGGCGTGCTGGCCCGCCTGACGCTTCCCCTGGAGACCGCATGA
- a CDS encoding LytR/AlgR family response regulator transcription factor gives MSTTDTTIRALIAEDEPILAATLAATLRRLWPELEIAGTAPNGVAAVQQALELQPDILFLDIKMPGQTGLEAAQELAERWEGPRPFPQIVFVTAYDDYAVQAFEQAAVDYVMKPVNDTRLSRTVERLKARLAPATEKPADDGLAHLVEQMRALLPAAAAPAERLTVIRAAVGNIIRMIPVQDVAYFQALDKYVNVASPSGDALIRLSLKDLLPQLDADQFRQISRGAIVNMRHVTSASRDETGKLTLHLRDRTDTLRVSPLFAHLFRQM, from the coding sequence ATGAGCACCACAGACACGACCATCCGCGCCCTGATCGCCGAGGACGAACCGATCCTCGCCGCCACGCTCGCCGCCACGCTGCGCCGCCTGTGGCCCGAACTCGAGATCGCCGGCACCGCGCCGAACGGCGTCGCGGCCGTCCAGCAGGCGCTGGAACTGCAGCCGGACATCCTGTTTTTGGACATCAAGATGCCGGGCCAGACCGGCCTGGAAGCGGCGCAGGAACTGGCGGAGCGCTGGGAAGGTCCGCGTCCGTTCCCGCAGATCGTGTTCGTGACCGCGTACGACGACTACGCCGTGCAGGCATTCGAACAGGCCGCCGTCGACTACGTGATGAAGCCGGTGAACGACACGCGCCTGTCCCGCACCGTCGAGCGCCTCAAGGCGCGGCTGGCGCCCGCGACGGAAAAACCAGCCGACGACGGCCTCGCGCACCTCGTCGAGCAGATGCGCGCCCTGCTGCCCGCGGCCGCCGCGCCGGCCGAGCGCCTGACCGTGATCCGCGCCGCGGTCGGCAACATCATCCGCATGATTCCCGTGCAGGACGTGGCCTATTTCCAGGCGCTCGACAAATACGTCAACGTGGCCAGCCCCTCGGGCGATGCGCTGATCCGCCTGAGTCTGAAAGACCTGCTGCCGCAGCTCGACGCCGACCAGTTCCGCCAGATCAGCCGCGGCGCCATCGTCAACATGCGGCACGTGACGAGCGCCAGCCGCGACGAAACCGGCAAGCTGACGCTGCACCTGCGCGACCGGACCGACACCCTGCGTGTCAGCCCGTTGTTCGCGCACCTGTTCCGGCAGATGTGA
- a CDS encoding sialate O-acetylesterase, translated as MKQTFLLLALGAAFAPAQAADLGLARIFSDHAVLQREQPIAVWGTAGAGSKVTVTLGSRTASGSADAQGKWKVQLPAQAAGGPYGLTVTSNGQTVSRADILVGDVYLCSGQSNMEFAQRASTNAIGATYTAQNDNLRYLNVPRHSAMAPQDDLLAPAAWTRATADSIGDASAVCYYMARSLQADYKVPVGFIQASWGGSTVQGWIGAESLRTFGDYKTGIDLVAQYGKDPAAAMRAQDARTEAWWRAHDPATAAQRAWVAPGFDDSAWPAATPAAFKDFDGVTWYRTAVTLTDAQARAANALHLGPVDTYDTTWVNGQRVGGAGLAWLARDYAVPAGVFKPGRNVIVMRVLGGAGPTGAPANRTIGLSDGQAIPLPAAWKVRRGSALKGLAVPPAPWDMLTSYTTLYNGMIAPLVGYKFRLAAWYQGEANANQDAGNPGGPEEYRSLLPLLMRDWRQRFGQPALPFLVVQLTSYGSTATAPGDSSWAELRAAQADTVARDPHAGLAVTLDVGDRFDIHPTQKTVVGERLARAARAVAYGEKTAPGSPTAVAAARSGADIVVTFKDTGGGLKTYSADRAIGFEVCADKACRYADARVAGDTVILPGAATAGVTRVRYAWADAPFVNLFGGDGLPAAPFGLDVR; from the coding sequence ATGAAGCAGACCTTCCTGTTACTCGCACTTGGCGCCGCCTTCGCGCCGGCCCAGGCGGCCGACCTCGGCCTCGCGCGCATCTTTTCCGACCACGCCGTGCTGCAGCGCGAGCAACCCATCGCCGTGTGGGGCACGGCCGGCGCGGGCAGCAAGGTGACCGTGACCCTGGGCAGCCGGACGGCGAGCGGCAGCGCGGATGCCCAGGGCAAGTGGAAGGTGCAACTGCCGGCGCAAGCGGCGGGCGGGCCGTACGGATTGACCGTGACGTCGAACGGCCAGACGGTCAGCCGCGCCGACATCCTCGTCGGCGACGTCTACCTGTGCTCGGGCCAGTCGAACATGGAATTCGCGCAGCGCGCGTCGACGAATGCGATCGGCGCCACGTATACCGCGCAGAACGACAACCTCCGCTACCTGAACGTCCCGCGCCACAGCGCGATGGCGCCGCAGGACGACCTCCTCGCGCCGGCCGCGTGGACGCGCGCGACGGCGGACAGCATCGGTGACGCGTCGGCCGTCTGCTACTACATGGCCCGTTCGCTGCAGGCGGACTACAAGGTGCCGGTCGGCTTCATCCAGGCCAGCTGGGGCGGCAGCACGGTCCAGGGCTGGATCGGCGCGGAGTCGCTGCGCACGTTCGGCGACTACAAGACCGGCATCGACCTCGTGGCGCAATACGGCAAGGACCCGGCCGCCGCGATGCGCGCCCAGGACGCGCGCACGGAAGCATGGTGGCGCGCGCACGACCCGGCCACGGCCGCGCAGCGGGCCTGGGTCGCACCCGGCTTCGACGACAGCGCCTGGCCCGCCGCCACGCCCGCCGCCTTCAAGGATTTCGACGGCGTGACGTGGTACCGCACGGCCGTCACGTTGACGGACGCGCAGGCGCGGGCGGCGAACGCGCTGCACCTTGGTCCCGTCGACACGTACGACACCACCTGGGTCAACGGCCAGCGCGTGGGCGGCGCCGGCCTGGCCTGGCTGGCGCGCGACTACGCGGTGCCGGCGGGCGTGTTCAAGCCGGGCCGCAACGTGATCGTCATGCGCGTACTGGGCGGCGCGGGACCGACGGGCGCACCGGCCAACCGCACCATCGGCCTGAGCGACGGCCAGGCGATCCCGCTGCCGGCCGCGTGGAAGGTCCGGCGCGGCAGCGCACTGAAGGGCCTCGCCGTCCCGCCGGCACCCTGGGACATGTTGACGAGCTACACGACGCTGTACAACGGCATGATCGCGCCGCTGGTCGGCTACAAATTCAGGCTGGCGGCGTGGTACCAGGGCGAAGCGAATGCCAACCAGGACGCGGGCAATCCGGGAGGACCGGAGGAATACCGCAGCCTGCTGCCGCTGCTGATGCGCGACTGGCGCCAGCGCTTCGGCCAGCCGGCACTGCCTTTCCTCGTCGTGCAACTGACCTCGTACGGATCGACGGCAACGGCGCCGGGCGATTCCAGCTGGGCGGAGCTGCGCGCCGCGCAGGCCGACACCGTCGCGCGCGATCCGCATGCGGGGCTGGCCGTCACACTCGACGTGGGCGACCGCTTCGACATCCACCCGACCCAGAAGACGGTCGTCGGCGAGCGCCTCGCGCGGGCGGCACGCGCCGTCGCATACGGCGAGAAGACGGCGCCCGGCAGCCCGACGGCCGTCGCGGCGGCGCGCAGCGGTGCCGACATCGTCGTGACGTTCAAGGATACGGGCGGCGGCCTGAAGACCTATTCGGCCGACCGCGCCATCGGCTTCGAAGTGTGCGCGGACAAGGCGTGCCGTTATGCCGACGCGCGCGTGGCGGGCGACACCGTGATCCTGCCCGGCGCGGCCACGGCCGGCGTCACGCGCGTGCGCTATGCGTGGGCCGATGCGCCGTTCGTGAACCTGTTCGGCGGCGATGGCCTGCCGGCCGCGCCGTTCGGGCTGGACGTTCGCTGA